In a genomic window of Curtobacterium sp. MCBD17_035:
- the serC gene encoding phosphoserine transaminase, whose amino-acid sequence MADIVIPADLLPTDGRFGCGPSKIRGAQLESLVTAGATILGTSHRQAPVKNLVGSVREGLATLFDIPDGYEVVLGNGGSTAFWDAAAFGLVERRAENLSFGEFGSKFAKAVAAPWLEAPHVVTAPGGSRSELEIVEGVDVYAYPHNETSTGVMAPVVRAAGDPGALTVVDATSAAGGVQFDTGAADVYYFAPQKNFASDGGLWLALFSPAAIERVERIAASDRYIPEFLSLKNAVDNSRLDQTLNTPAITTLLLLDDQIRWINGSGGLAWADIRTKESSNALYEWAESVDYATPFVADPAHRSQVVATIDLDDAIDAKAVSAALRQNGIVDTEPYRKLGRNQLRIATFTAIDPDDVRQLIKAIDYTVAALRG is encoded by the coding sequence ATGGCAGACATCGTCATCCCCGCTGACCTCCTCCCCACCGACGGACGCTTCGGCTGCGGCCCGTCCAAGATCCGCGGTGCGCAGCTCGAGTCCCTGGTGACGGCAGGGGCGACGATCCTCGGCACGAGCCACCGTCAGGCGCCCGTCAAGAACCTCGTCGGCAGCGTTCGCGAGGGCCTCGCGACACTGTTCGACATCCCCGACGGGTACGAGGTCGTGCTCGGCAACGGTGGCTCGACGGCGTTCTGGGACGCCGCCGCGTTCGGCCTCGTCGAGCGCCGTGCCGAGAACCTCTCGTTCGGCGAGTTCGGCTCGAAGTTCGCCAAGGCGGTCGCCGCTCCCTGGCTCGAAGCCCCGCACGTCGTCACCGCGCCCGGTGGCTCCCGGTCGGAGCTCGAGATCGTCGAGGGCGTCGACGTCTACGCCTACCCGCACAACGAGACCTCCACGGGCGTGATGGCCCCCGTCGTCCGCGCGGCCGGCGATCCCGGCGCGCTGACCGTCGTCGACGCCACGAGCGCCGCCGGTGGCGTGCAGTTCGACACCGGTGCCGCCGACGTCTACTACTTCGCACCGCAGAAGAACTTCGCATCCGACGGCGGTCTGTGGCTCGCCCTGTTCTCGCCGGCCGCGATCGAGCGCGTCGAGCGCATCGCCGCGAGCGACCGCTACATCCCCGAGTTCCTCAGCCTGAAGAACGCCGTGGACAACTCGCGCCTCGACCAGACGCTGAACACCCCCGCGATCACGACCCTCCTGCTGCTCGACGACCAGATCCGGTGGATCAACGGGTCGGGCGGCCTGGCTTGGGCGGACATCCGCACCAAGGAGTCGTCGAACGCGCTCTACGAGTGGGCCGAGTCCGTCGACTACGCCACGCCGTTCGTCGCCGACCCGGCACACCGGTCGCAGGTCGTCGCCACCATCGACCTCGACGACGCGATCGACGCCAAGGCCGTCAGCGCCGCGCTCCGGCAGAACGGCATCGTCGACACGGAGCCGTACCGCAAGCTCGGCCGCAACCAGCTCCGCATCGCGACGTTCACCGCGATCGACCCCGACGACGTCCGTCAGCTCATCAAGGCCATCGACTACACGGTGGCCGCGCTGCGCGGCTGA
- a CDS encoding DUF3027 domain-containing protein, which produces MIEDPTGLARTALLEVTPEDTVGAVVGTVDEGNGVVSVLFANTMPGYPGWRWTVSLAQVDGEDPTVLEVELMPGDGSLLAPDWVPWSERLAEYRATQEGDADAEAGDGEDLGSDEDDSDDDPDEDDDEDESDEDDDDDADEDDEDLLDDDEDDSDEDDDLGDDAFDGVDVEEAIAVVEGDEDDGDDSDEDDSDGDDSDEDDSDEDDEPDEDDDADDDDSDADDSDDDAGRTSAGHGEAADEAE; this is translated from the coding sequence GTGATCGAGGACCCGACTGGGCTCGCGCGTACCGCGCTGCTCGAGGTCACGCCCGAGGACACCGTCGGAGCGGTCGTCGGCACCGTGGACGAGGGCAACGGCGTCGTGTCCGTGCTGTTCGCCAACACGATGCCCGGCTACCCCGGATGGCGCTGGACCGTCAGCTTGGCGCAGGTCGACGGCGAGGACCCCACCGTGCTCGAGGTCGAGCTGATGCCCGGCGACGGCTCGCTGCTCGCGCCCGACTGGGTGCCGTGGTCGGAGCGGCTCGCCGAGTACCGGGCGACGCAAGAGGGCGATGCGGACGCCGAGGCCGGCGACGGGGAGGACCTGGGCTCGGACGAGGACGACTCCGACGACGACCCTGACGAGGACGACGACGAGGACGAGTCGGACGAGGACGACGACGACGACGCGGACGAGGACGACGAGGACCTGCTCGACGACGACGAGGACGACTCCGACGAGGACGACGACCTGGGCGACGACGCGTTCGACGGCGTGGACGTCGAGGAGGCCATCGCCGTCGTCGAAGGTGACGAGGACGACGGGGACGACTCGGACGAGGACGACTCGGACGGGGACGACTCGGACGAGGACGACTCGGACGAGGACGACGAGCCTGACGAGGACGACGACGCGGACGACGACGACTCTGACGCGGACGACTCCGACGACGACGCAGGTCGCACCAGCGCTGGGCATGGCGAGGCGGCGGACGAGGCGGAGTGA
- a CDS encoding cold shock domain-containing protein, with protein MPTGKVKFYDEQKGFGFITGDDGDQVFLHASALPSGVTTVKAGARLEYGVVAGKRGSQALSVRVLEEGPSLAKINRRSADDMAVIVEDLVKELDRISGDLRHGHYPKNGSRTAAILRHVADQLDA; from the coding sequence ATGCCGACCGGCAAGGTCAAGTTCTACGACGAGCAGAAGGGGTTCGGCTTCATCACGGGCGATGACGGCGACCAGGTCTTCCTGCACGCGTCGGCGCTCCCGTCCGGGGTCACCACCGTCAAGGCCGGAGCGCGTCTGGAGTACGGCGTCGTCGCGGGCAAGCGTGGCTCGCAGGCGCTGTCGGTCCGCGTGCTCGAGGAGGGTCCGAGCCTCGCGAAGATCAACCGGCGCTCGGCCGACGACATGGCCGTCATCGTGGAGGACCTGGTGAAGGAGCTCGACCGCATCAGCGGCGACCTGCGCCACGGCCACTACCCGAAGAACGGGTCGCGGACGGCGGCCATCCTCCGCCACGTCGCCGACCAGCTGGACGCCTGA
- a CDS encoding helicase-associated domain-containing protein: protein MTTAAALAARLRAMPDDDLVALVAARRLPGAALAAHGPSAVADFFDLADALRTPDVIDRALARLPRATLAALQHPADADHAALAPAVALGLTDGAELDDAVAARLAEHPELRPDDAPRPGGPTPVPQDVDRVRGVAAETAFATLTSLAELVRAVAADEVHELAKGGIGAPLARHLGERAAADPVRVPDLLALLAETALVDPTSPTWTVTDDGRGWLVAPWPLRWVELVVRWRATLSDPVVEVLALAADDWRGLDALGRWAYPGGAEWLPAELVRSAGTAEALGITVDGVVTATGRVLFAARTTDDAPAIDHAAADLPSTVPGVYLQNDLTVIAPGPLEPADDAALRTVADVEAPGLASRYRISEDSVRRALLEGYDGAAVLDTLGRLSAADVPQPVRYLVEQVSARAGSIVVDRAAERGSVVRGPAEQLDLVSVDAELRSLAWARRSPTVLVSPYPPSSVVSALEDQRYPAVLAPAARVADAAGPPVRRRTARTPEEQARELVERLRTATRRGDQEPAQEWMGRQIDLAVRGKVAVRVVVRMPDGTEAPFTIVPTSVSGGRIRGRDTHADVERTLPLSLVVAVEHVA, encoded by the coding sequence ATGACGACGGCAGCCGCCCTCGCCGCCCGACTGCGGGCCATGCCCGACGACGACCTCGTCGCGCTCGTCGCCGCGCGGCGCCTGCCGGGCGCGGCCCTCGCCGCACATGGCCCGTCGGCCGTGGCCGACTTCTTCGACCTCGCGGACGCCCTCCGGACGCCCGACGTCATCGACCGTGCGCTGGCACGACTCCCGCGCGCGACGCTCGCCGCCCTCCAGCACCCCGCCGACGCGGACCACGCGGCACTCGCGCCCGCCGTGGCACTCGGCCTCACCGACGGAGCAGAGCTGGACGACGCGGTCGCCGCGCGACTCGCCGAGCATCCGGAGTTACGACCGGACGACGCTCCCCGGCCGGGAGGCCCGACCCCCGTCCCGCAGGACGTCGACCGGGTGCGCGGGGTCGCCGCCGAGACGGCGTTCGCGACGCTGACGTCACTCGCCGAACTGGTCCGCGCGGTCGCCGCGGACGAGGTGCACGAGCTCGCGAAGGGCGGGATCGGGGCGCCGCTCGCGCGGCACCTCGGCGAGCGCGCCGCGGCCGACCCGGTGCGGGTCCCGGACCTGCTGGCCCTGCTCGCCGAGACCGCGCTCGTCGATCCCACGAGCCCGACGTGGACCGTCACCGACGACGGTCGCGGCTGGCTCGTGGCGCCCTGGCCCCTCCGGTGGGTCGAGCTCGTGGTCCGGTGGCGGGCGACGCTGAGTGATCCGGTGGTCGAGGTCCTCGCCCTCGCCGCGGACGACTGGCGCGGGCTCGATGCCCTCGGACGCTGGGCCTATCCCGGCGGCGCGGAGTGGCTCCCCGCGGAGCTCGTGCGGAGCGCAGGGACCGCAGAGGCCCTCGGCATCACGGTCGACGGCGTGGTCACCGCGACGGGGCGCGTCCTGTTCGCGGCGCGGACCACCGACGACGCCCCGGCGATCGACCACGCCGCCGCCGACCTGCCGTCGACCGTGCCGGGGGTGTACCTGCAGAACGACCTCACCGTCATCGCCCCCGGCCCGCTCGAACCGGCCGACGACGCGGCACTCCGCACCGTGGCCGACGTCGAGGCACCGGGACTCGCGAGCCGCTACCGGATCTCCGAGGACAGCGTCCGCCGCGCACTGCTCGAGGGGTACGACGGAGCCGCGGTCCTGGACACGCTCGGCCGACTCTCTGCGGCCGACGTGCCCCAGCCGGTCCGTTACCTGGTGGAGCAGGTCAGCGCCCGTGCCGGCAGCATCGTCGTCGACCGCGCCGCTGAGCGGGGCAGCGTGGTTCGGGGTCCCGCCGAGCAGCTCGACCTGGTGTCCGTCGACGCCGAACTTCGCTCACTCGCCTGGGCCCGGCGGTCCCCCACGGTGCTCGTCAGCCCCTACCCGCCCTCGTCCGTGGTCTCCGCGCTCGAGGACCAGCGGTACCCGGCCGTCCTCGCTCCCGCCGCCCGCGTGGCGGACGCGGCCGGGCCTCCCGTTCGTCGCCGGACCGCGCGCACACCCGAGGAGCAGGCGCGCGAGCTCGTGGAGCGCCTCCGCACCGCGACCCGACGAGGCGACCAGGAGCCCGCGCAGGAGTGGATGGGACGGCAGATCGACCTGGCCGTGCGCGGCAAGGTGGCCGTGCGCGTCGTCGTGCGGATGCCCGACGGCACCGAGGCCCCGTTCACGATCGTGCCGACGTCGGTGAGCGGTGGCCGGATCCGGGGCCGCGACACGCACGCCGACGTCGAGCGGACCCTTCCCCTGTCCCTCGTGGTCGCGGTCGAGCACGTCGCCTGA
- a CDS encoding DNA repair helicase XPB, whose protein sequence is MNGPLIVQSDRTVLLEVAHPEAEDARHELAVFAELERAPEHVHTYRITRLGLWNARAAGHDADAMIDTLERFAKFPVPQSVVVDIRDTVSRYGRLVIRREDPADAPAIANDATEELEQQPRLVLTASDPSILAEVTRSKRIAPLLGARRSDTAVELEQWARGQVKQELVKIGWPADDLAGYTPGQPHRIDLDETEWHLRAYQEDAVKSFFAQGSGVVVLPCGAGKTLVGAGAMATAKATTLILVTNTVSARQWRDELLRRTSLTPDEIGEYSGSVKEVRPVTIATYQILTARRKGVYTHLSLLDALDWGLIVYDEVHLLPAPVFKLTADLQARRRLGLTATLVREDGREGDVFSLIGPKRYDAPWKEIEAQGYISPAECYEVRIDLPHEDRLEYAASTDDDRYRLAATSPAKTPVVRDLIEKHRGEQILVIGQYIDQLDELAAQLDAAEITGATPIDERERLYQAFREGTIDVLVVSKVANFSVDLPDATVAIQVSGSFGSRQEEAQRLGRLLRPNKDGLPASFYTLVTRDTVDQDFAQNRQRFLAEQGYAYTILDADSLAAA, encoded by the coding sequence ATGAACGGGCCACTCATCGTCCAGAGCGACCGGACCGTGCTGCTCGAGGTGGCGCATCCCGAGGCCGAGGACGCGCGACACGAACTCGCGGTGTTCGCCGAGCTCGAGCGCGCCCCCGAACACGTCCACACCTACCGCATCACCCGCCTCGGGCTGTGGAACGCCCGCGCCGCGGGTCACGACGCCGACGCGATGATCGACACGCTCGAGCGGTTCGCCAAGTTCCCGGTGCCGCAGAGCGTCGTCGTCGACATCCGTGACACCGTCAGCCGCTACGGCCGTCTCGTCATCCGCCGCGAGGACCCGGCGGACGCGCCGGCGATCGCGAACGACGCGACGGAGGAGCTGGAGCAGCAGCCGAGGCTGGTCCTCACCGCATCGGACCCGTCGATCCTCGCCGAGGTCACCCGCTCGAAGCGGATCGCCCCGCTGCTCGGCGCCCGCCGGTCGGACACCGCCGTCGAGCTCGAGCAGTGGGCGCGCGGCCAGGTCAAACAGGAGCTCGTCAAGATCGGCTGGCCTGCCGACGACCTCGCCGGGTACACGCCCGGACAACCGCACCGGATCGACCTCGACGAGACCGAGTGGCACCTCCGCGCGTACCAGGAGGACGCGGTCAAGAGCTTCTTCGCCCAGGGGTCCGGTGTCGTGGTGCTGCCCTGTGGTGCGGGCAAGACCCTGGTCGGCGCGGGCGCGATGGCCACCGCCAAGGCGACGACGCTCATCCTCGTCACGAACACGGTCTCGGCGCGGCAGTGGCGCGACGAACTCCTCCGCCGCACGTCGCTCACCCCGGACGAGATCGGCGAGTACTCCGGGAGCGTCAAGGAGGTCCGGCCGGTCACGATCGCGACGTACCAGATCCTCACCGCGCGGCGGAAGGGCGTGTACACGCACCTGTCCCTGCTCGACGCCCTCGACTGGGGCCTCATCGTCTACGACGAGGTCCACCTGCTGCCCGCGCCGGTGTTCAAGCTGACCGCGGACCTCCAGGCGCGACGGCGCCTCGGACTCACGGCGACGCTCGTGCGCGAGGACGGCCGCGAAGGCGACGTGTTCTCGCTCATCGGGCCGAAGCGGTACGACGCGCCGTGGAAGGAGATCGAGGCGCAGGGGTACATCTCCCCCGCCGAGTGCTACGAGGTGCGGATCGACCTGCCCCACGAGGACCGCCTCGAGTACGCGGCCTCCACGGACGACGACCGGTACCGGCTCGCCGCGACCTCGCCGGCCAAGACCCCGGTCGTGCGCGACCTCATCGAGAAGCACCGCGGCGAGCAGATCCTGGTGATCGGGCAGTACATCGACCAGCTCGACGAACTCGCGGCGCAGCTCGACGCGGCCGAGATCACCGGGGCGACCCCGATCGACGAGCGCGAACGGCTGTACCAGGCGTTCCGCGAGGGCACGATCGACGTGCTCGTGGTGTCCAAGGTCGCGAACTTCTCGGTCGATCTGCCGGACGCGACGGTGGCGATCCAGGTGTCGGGCTCCTTCGGCTCACGGCAGGAGGAGGCCCAGCGGCTCGGTCGGCTGCTCCGCCCGAACAAGGACGGCCTCCCGGCGTCCTTCTACACACTCGTCACGCGGGACACCGTCGACCAGGACTTCGCGCAGAACCGGCAGCGGTTCCTGGCCGAGCAGGGGTACGCGTACACGATCCTCGACGCCGATTCCCTAGCGGCCGCGTGA
- a CDS encoding response regulator transcription factor — protein MTDGPKILIVDDEPNIRDLLTTSLRFAGFAVRAVGNGAQAISAVLEEEPDLIILDVMLPDMNGFGVTKRLRSSGYTSPILFLTAKDDTEDKITGLTVGGDDYVTKPFSLDEIVARIKAILRRTMNDEEDAIIRAGELTMDQDTHEVSIGEAQIELSPTEFKLLRYLMLNPNRVLSKAQILDHVWEYDFNGDAGIVESYISYLRRKLDQYSAEPVIQTKRGFGYMLKAAKAS, from the coding sequence ATGACCGACGGACCGAAGATCCTCATCGTCGACGACGAGCCGAACATCCGCGACCTCCTCACCACCTCGCTCCGGTTCGCGGGCTTCGCCGTCCGCGCGGTGGGCAACGGTGCGCAGGCGATCTCCGCCGTGCTCGAGGAAGAGCCGGACCTCATCATCCTCGACGTCATGCTCCCCGACATGAACGGGTTCGGCGTGACCAAGCGCCTCCGGTCGTCGGGCTACACGTCGCCGATCCTGTTCCTCACCGCCAAGGACGACACCGAGGACAAGATCACGGGACTCACCGTCGGCGGCGACGACTACGTGACCAAGCCCTTCTCGCTCGACGAGATCGTCGCCCGCATCAAGGCGATCCTCCGGCGCACCATGAACGACGAAGAAGACGCGATCATCCGCGCCGGTGAGCTGACGATGGACCAGGACACGCACGAGGTCAGCATCGGCGAGGCGCAGATCGAGCTCTCACCCACCGAGTTCAAGCTGCTCCGCTACCTCATGCTCAACCCGAACCGGGTGCTGTCGAAGGCCCAGATCCTCGACCACGTGTGGGAGTACGACTTCAACGGCGACGCCGGCATCGTCGAGTCCTACATCTCGTACCTGCGCCGCAAGCTCGACCAGTACTCGGCCGAGCCGGTCATCCAGACCAAGCGCGGCTTCGGGTACATGCTCAAGGCCGCCAAGGCGTCCTGA
- a CDS encoding HAMP domain-containing sensor histidine kinase: MHTRLARWWNEISLRTKITGITVLLVTLGLLVAGLGTMTVLSTYLMKQLDNDVQATKTSLNGQKLTSVEGYCQINVTLQSAAYIAVLKPDGGIACHTKSDYTPDLGGVVGSSHVDDDHPFSVVDDKGQHEWRALAMTSPTTDAAGNHYTIVAAVSSQGTDSTIARFTVIFLGFGISVVLLGGMLTQLLVTATFDPLRDVEATAARFAAGDFSQRLGADTPNTEVGRLNHSLNVMLERIDSAFEDRQRTIEQMRRFVGDASHELRTPLVSLRGYAELYRMGALRKEEDVAQAMERIEKEAQRMGLLVQDLLQLARIDESKPLELGPVDLVAIARDSALDTMASNPDREIQVLLADSVTGENVPQVVPQWVGPAAPGARNGQSPTSPPSNVTGPIAFAGQTLARLRARRGRPVGIESGPAAPTTAPLPTVVLPVRPPVVLAEENKIRQVVTNLMGNAMRFTPQDDPIEIGIGVDEARGMAHLDVIDHGEGIPPQIREKIFQRFWRADTSRARDTGGSGLGLAIVSGIVAAHHGEVEVFDTPGGGATFRVWLPLLPRDYVAPTP, from the coding sequence ATGCACACACGCCTCGCCCGCTGGTGGAACGAGATCTCGCTCCGGACCAAGATCACCGGGATCACCGTCCTCCTGGTGACCCTCGGGCTGCTCGTCGCGGGGCTCGGCACCATGACGGTGCTCAGCACCTACCTGATGAAGCAGCTCGACAACGACGTCCAAGCGACGAAGACCTCGCTGAACGGCCAGAAGCTGACGAGCGTCGAAGGCTACTGCCAGATCAACGTCACCCTGCAGAGCGCGGCCTACATCGCCGTGCTCAAGCCCGACGGCGGCATCGCCTGTCACACGAAGAGCGACTACACGCCGGATCTCGGCGGGGTCGTGGGCAGCTCGCACGTCGACGACGACCACCCGTTCAGTGTGGTCGACGACAAGGGCCAGCACGAGTGGCGTGCCCTCGCGATGACGTCGCCCACCACCGACGCCGCCGGCAACCACTACACGATCGTCGCGGCCGTCTCGAGCCAGGGCACCGACTCGACCATCGCGCGGTTCACGGTGATCTTCCTCGGGTTCGGCATCTCGGTCGTCCTGCTCGGCGGCATGCTCACCCAGCTGCTCGTCACCGCCACGTTCGACCCCCTGCGGGACGTCGAGGCCACGGCCGCACGCTTCGCCGCGGGGGACTTCTCGCAACGCCTCGGTGCGGACACCCCGAACACCGAGGTCGGTCGCCTCAACCACTCCCTCAACGTCATGCTCGAGCGCATCGACTCGGCGTTCGAGGACCGCCAACGCACGATCGAGCAGATGCGCCGCTTCGTCGGTGACGCATCGCACGAGCTGCGGACCCCGCTCGTGTCCCTGCGGGGGTACGCCGAGCTGTACCGGATGGGGGCCCTCCGGAAAGAAGAGGACGTCGCCCAGGCGATGGAGCGCATCGAGAAGGAGGCCCAGCGCATGGGGCTCCTCGTGCAGGACCTCCTGCAGCTCGCCCGCATCGACGAGTCGAAGCCGCTCGAGCTCGGGCCGGTCGACCTCGTCGCCATCGCGCGGGACTCGGCGCTCGACACGATGGCGTCGAACCCCGACCGCGAGATCCAGGTCCTGCTCGCCGACTCCGTCACCGGCGAGAACGTCCCGCAGGTCGTGCCGCAGTGGGTCGGTCCTGCGGCACCCGGAGCGCGGAACGGACAGTCCCCGACCTCGCCGCCGTCGAACGTCACCGGGCCGATCGCCTTCGCGGGGCAGACGCTCGCCCGGCTGCGCGCACGTCGTGGTCGTCCCGTCGGCATCGAGTCGGGCCCGGCCGCGCCGACCACGGCCCCGCTGCCGACCGTCGTCCTGCCCGTGCGACCGCCGGTCGTCCTCGCCGAGGAGAACAAGATCCGTCAGGTCGTGACGAACCTCATGGGCAACGCCATGCGGTTCACGCCGCAGGACGACCCCATCGAGATCGGGATCGGCGTGGACGAGGCCCGGGGCATGGCGCACCTCGACGTGATCGACCACGGTGAGGGCATCCCGCCGCAGATCCGCGAGAAGATCTTCCAGCGGTTCTGGCGCGCCGACACCTCGCGCGCTCGGGACACCGGCGGCTCGGGCCTCGGGCTCGCGATCGTGTCCGGCATCGTGGCGGCGCACCACGGCGAGGTCGAGGTGTTCGACACCCCGGGCGGTGGTGCGACCTTCCGCGTGTGGCTCCCCCTCCTCCCGCGCGACTACGTCGCCCCCACCCCCTGA
- the groL gene encoding chaperonin GroEL (60 kDa chaperone family; promotes refolding of misfolded polypeptides especially under stressful conditions; forms two stacked rings of heptamers to form a barrel-shaped 14mer; ends can be capped by GroES; misfolded proteins enter the barrel where they are refolded when GroES binds), which yields MAKIIAFDEEARRGLERGLNTLADAVKVTLGPRGRNVVLEKKWGAPTITNDGVSIAKEIELDDPYEKIGAELVKEVAKKTDDVAGDGTTTATVLAQALVREGLRNVAAGADPISLKKGIEKAVAAVSAALLENAKEIETKDQIAATASISAADSTIGELIAEAIDKVGKEGVVTVEESNTFGTELELTEGMRFDKGYLSQYFVTDPERQEAVFEDPYILIVNSKISNIKDLLPVVDKVIQSGKQLLIIAEDVDGEALATLVVNKIRGIFKSVAVKAPGFGDRRKAMLQDIAILTGGQVISEEVGLSLENATLDLLGRARKVVITKDETTIVEGAGDSEQIAGRVRQIRGEIESTDSDYDREKLQERLAKLAGGVAVIKAGAATEVELKERKHRIEDAVRNAKAAVEEGIVAGGGVALIQAGKTALEGLKLTGDEATGANIVRVAIDAPLKQIALNAGLEPGVVAAKVRELESGWGLNAATGEYVDLVAAGIIDPAKVTRSALQNAASIAGLFLTTEAVVADKPEKSAPVPADPTGGMDF from the coding sequence ATGGCTAAGATCATTGCTTTCGACGAGGAGGCCCGTCGCGGCCTCGAGCGCGGCCTCAACACGCTGGCCGACGCCGTGAAGGTGACGCTCGGCCCGCGCGGCCGCAACGTCGTCCTCGAGAAGAAGTGGGGCGCCCCCACGATCACCAACGACGGTGTCTCCATCGCCAAGGAGATCGAGCTCGACGACCCCTACGAGAAGATCGGCGCCGAGCTGGTCAAGGAGGTCGCCAAGAAGACCGACGACGTCGCGGGTGACGGCACCACCACCGCCACGGTCCTCGCGCAGGCGCTGGTCCGTGAGGGCCTCCGCAACGTCGCCGCCGGCGCCGACCCGATCAGCCTCAAGAAGGGCATCGAGAAGGCCGTCGCGGCCGTCTCCGCCGCGCTCCTCGAGAACGCCAAGGAGATCGAGACCAAGGACCAGATCGCCGCCACGGCGTCGATCTCGGCCGCCGACAGCACGATCGGTGAGCTCATCGCCGAGGCGATCGACAAGGTCGGCAAGGAGGGCGTCGTCACCGTCGAGGAGTCCAACACCTTCGGCACCGAGCTCGAGCTGACCGAGGGCATGCGCTTCGACAAGGGCTACCTGTCGCAGTACTTCGTCACGGACCCGGAGCGCCAGGAGGCCGTCTTCGAGGACCCGTACATCCTCATCGTCAACTCGAAGATCTCGAACATCAAGGACCTGCTCCCGGTGGTCGACAAGGTCATCCAGTCGGGCAAGCAGCTCCTCATCATCGCCGAGGACGTCGACGGCGAGGCCCTGGCCACGCTCGTCGTGAACAAGATCCGCGGCATCTTCAAGTCCGTCGCCGTCAAGGCTCCGGGCTTCGGTGACCGCCGCAAGGCCATGCTGCAGGACATCGCGATCCTCACCGGTGGCCAGGTCATCTCCGAAGAGGTCGGCCTCAGCCTCGAGAACGCGACGCTCGACCTCCTCGGCCGTGCCCGCAAGGTCGTCATCACCAAGGACGAGACCACGATCGTCGAGGGCGCTGGGGACTCCGAGCAGATCGCCGGCCGCGTCCGCCAGATCCGCGGCGAGATCGAGTCGACCGACTCGGACTACGACCGCGAGAAGCTCCAGGAGCGCCTCGCCAAGCTCGCCGGTGGCGTCGCCGTCATCAAGGCCGGTGCCGCGACCGAGGTCGAGCTCAAGGAGCGCAAGCACCGCATCGAGGACGCCGTCCGCAACGCGAAGGCCGCCGTCGAGGAGGGCATCGTCGCCGGTGGTGGTGTCGCCCTCATCCAGGCCGGCAAGACCGCGCTCGAGGGCCTCAAGCTCACGGGTGACGAGGCGACCGGCGCGAACATCGTCCGCGTCGCGATCGACGCGCCGCTCAAGCAGATCGCGCTGAACGCCGGTCTCGAGCCGGGCGTCGTCGCCGCGAAGGTGCGCGAGCTCGAGTCGGGCTGGGGCCTCAACGCCGCGACGGGTGAGTACGTCGACCTCGTCGCTGCGGGCATCATCGACCCGGCGAAGGTCACGCGCTCGGCGCTGCAGAACGCCGCGTCGATCGCCGGTCTCTTCCTCACCACCGAGGCCGTCGTCGCCGACAAGCCCGAGAAGTCGGCGCCGGTTCCGGCCGACCCGACGGGTGGCATGGACTTCTGA
- a CDS encoding cold-shock protein, with the protein MANGTVKWFNAEKGYGFITVDGGGQDVFVHYSAIDMNGYKVLEEGQAVTFDVGTGSKGPQAESVRPA; encoded by the coding sequence ATGGCCAACGGCACCGTCAAGTGGTTCAACGCCGAGAAGGGCTACGGGTTCATCACCGTCGACGGCGGGGGGCAGGACGTCTTCGTCCACTACTCCGCGATCGACATGAACGGCTACAAGGTCCTCGAAGAAGGGCAGGCGGTCACCTTCGACGTCGGCACCGGTTCGAAGGGTCCGCAGGCCGAGTCCGTCCGACCGGCCTGA
- a CDS encoding LytR C-terminal domain-containing protein, translating into MTRYPRDRFDDVADGPRVGAHRGLPRRGRGWILVAWSALACAVLVAIGIVVLEVANNSTQFTDPGTTRSSASASATSGASSSSTTAATAAPSDQPKTMTLTVLNGTSTAGLAATGTATLENAGWVVASDGNAGSQDASQTIVYYQTDAEAAIARGIVKTLGVGTVAKSSAFPNAAVTVVLGADYAG; encoded by the coding sequence ATGACGAGATACCCCCGAGACCGATTCGACGACGTCGCCGACGGCCCGAGGGTCGGGGCACACCGCGGTCTCCCGAGGCGCGGCCGTGGCTGGATCCTGGTGGCCTGGTCCGCGCTCGCCTGCGCCGTGCTCGTCGCGATCGGCATCGTCGTGCTCGAGGTCGCCAACAACAGCACGCAGTTCACCGACCCCGGGACGACCAGGTCGTCCGCGTCCGCGTCGGCCACGAGCGGAGCGTCGTCCTCGTCGACGACGGCCGCCACCGCCGCGCCGAGCGACCAGCCGAAGACCATGACGCTCACGGTGCTCAACGGGACCTCCACCGCCGGACTCGCCGCCACCGGCACCGCGACGCTCGAGAACGCGGGTTGGGTCGTCGCGAGCGACGGCAACGCCGGGTCCCAGGACGCCTCGCAGACGATCGTCTACTACCAGACGGATGCCGAGGCGGCGATCGCGCGCGGGATCGTCAAGACGCTCGGCGTCGGAACCGTCGCCAAGTCGTCGGCGTTCCCGAACGCGGCCGTCACCGTGGTGCTCGGCGCCGATTACGCCGGCTGA